The following are encoded together in the Culex pipiens pallens isolate TS chromosome 1, TS_CPP_V2, whole genome shotgun sequence genome:
- the LOC120413639 gene encoding uncharacterized protein LOC120413639 isoform X1: MLRVIFLVALLATPALFEAAPAKQGGAERRRAFYRRSTTTAAPPSPVPAATHEDTASAETKFGDGNGEGLYTVGDSFTIGGGGGGGGGSLSSSSSSAGDSVGKGSAFKPVTSGGDKLTSFSEYNFGGTKLSDPGDSDEDYGLGGLKNHKPLTSSNNNFKNSGSFDFLNNDFSKTSLDLSTRPKSSITSKFSISHPTPSKSTGITGKLDHLDDSTEYDVYSSLKSSSSYRSPLQGYGTSQFSAFPGSSSSLNFDGKVKKLSPYTSFDDSGLTSGSLTTGSLTKYKKNKLSLDDDTFGGGVGSAFGGFGNSFGVGKLEDFLGGGGAGIGKKNPFRFGAGEPPLVNSALSTLKHFGHGILGKPEKASSLFDDSGESGTGFGASKFKPSSNFGKQGSFSNSFNLDDSNESYEPAYKPKLTKPHHSSFSSSSSSFGSSKPLLKPSITEFDSDFDVKNIKLPGAHSITNSNSNSNKFRQHSTKTNPHKSKHGPSNIDNPNPLEFRPNFKLQDVPNLYPDEHHHLGAGIAAKGQIENFLNSEGVFKPEPFRTTHFLDGPPPKKNPYGQFAKPSEDSDNLEKEALKAQIEFLKAQAAKRSPAEVRQRPHGGVPLGPPPKPIPGHGPIRGPPRPVRRIPALGVKSAHPLPRIPHFNDRPFSVSFKL; the protein is encoded by the exons ATGCTACGTGTG ATCTTCCTCGTGGCGCTTCTGGCGACACCGGCGCTGTTCGAGGCAGCGCCCGCCAAGCAGGGGGGTGCCGAGCGACGTCGCGCCTTTTACCGCCGGTCCACAACCACGGCGGCACCGCCGTCCCCGGTTCCGGCCGCCACCCACGAGGACACCGCCAGCGCCGAGACCAAGTTCGGCGACGGTAACGGCGAGGGCCTGTACACGGTCGGCGATTCGTTCACCATCGGCGGCGGAGGCGGTGGGGGTGGCGGTTCGTtgtcgtcttcgtcgtcgtctgCAGGGGATTCCGTCGGCAAGGGAAGTGCCTTCAAGCCGGTCACCAGTGGCGGCGATAAACTGACG tCGTTCTCGGAATATAACTTTGGCGGCACCAAGCTTTCCGACCCCGGTGACTCGGACGAAGACTACGGACTAGGAGGCCTGAAGAACCACAAGCCCCTGACGTCGTCGAACAACAACTTTAAGAACAGTGGATCGTTTGACTTTTTGAACAATGACTTTTCCAAGACCTCCCTGGACCTTTCGACCCGACCAAAATCCTCCATTACCAGTAAATTTTCTATCTCCCATCCCACTCCCTCGAAAAGCACCGGTATTACGGGTAAGCTCGATCACCTGGACGACTCGACCGAGTACGACGTGTACTCTAGCTTAAAGTCCAGCAGTAGCTACCGGTCCCCGTTGCAGGGTTACGGCACTTCACAGTTTTCGGCCTTTCCAGGTTCCTCCTCCTCACTGAACTTCGACGGCAAGGTGAAGAAGCTCTCACCGTATACCAGCTTTGACGACTCTGGACTGACGAGCGGATCGCTGACGACAGGAAGCCTGACCAAGTACAAGAAGAACAAACTGTCCTTAGACGATGACACGTTCGGGGGCGGTGTTGGTTCGGCGTTCGGCGGATTCGGTAACAGCTTCGGCGTCGGTAAGCTAGAAGACTTCCTCGGTGGCGGCGGCGCTGGCATCGGCAAGAAGAATCCCTTCCGCTTCGGTGCCGGCGAGCCACCGCTGGTGAACTCTGCCTTATCGACACTGAAACATTTTGGTCATGGAATTCTAGGTAAACCCGAGAAAGCGTCCTCCCTGTTCGACGACAGCGGCGAGAGTGGTACCGGTTTTGGGGCGTCCAAATTCAAACCGTCGTCCAACTTTGGCAAACAAGGAAGCTTCTCCAACAGCTTCAACCTGGACGACAGCAACGAGTCGTACGAGCCGGCCTACAAGCCCAAGCTTACAAAACCGCACCACTCATCGTTCTCGTCGTCATCCTCCTCCTTTGGATCCTCCAAACCGCTGCTAAAACCCTCCATCACCGAGTTCGACAGTGACTTCGATGTGAAGAACATCAAGCTGCCGGGCGCTCACTCCATCACCAACTcgaactccaactccaacaaaTTCAGACAACACAGTACTAAAACGAACCCACACAAGTCCAAACACGGTCCCTCCAACATTGACAATCCCAACCCGCTCGAGTTCCGACCCAACTTCAAACTGCAAGATGTGCCCAATCTGTACCCTGACGAACACCATCATCTAGGTGCCGGCATCGCCGCGAAGGGCCAGATCGAGAACTTCCTCAACTCGGAGGGCGTCTTCAAGCCGGAACCGTTCCGCACGACGCACTTCCTCGACGGACCCCCACCCAAGAAGAACCCGTACGGCCAGTTCGCCAAGCCCTCCGAGGATTCCGACAACCTGGAAAAGGAAGCCTTGAAGGCGCAGATCGAGTTCCTGAAAGCCCAAGCCGCGAAGCGATCCCCCGCCGAGGTCCGGCAACGACCGCACGGAGGTGTCCCGTTGGGACCACCGCCCAAGCCCATCCCCGGACACGGACCGATCCGAGGCCCGCCACGACCGGTGCGCCGGATTCCGGCCCTCGGCGTCAAGTCGGCCCATCCGCTGCCCAGGATCCCGCACTTCAACGATCGGCCGTTCAGCGTTAGCTTTAAGCTGTAA
- the LOC120413639 gene encoding serine-rich adhesin for platelets-like isoform X2 produces the protein MLRVIFLVALLATPALFEAAPAKQGGAERRRAFYRRSTTTAAPPSPVPAATHEDTASAETKFGDGNGEGLYTVGDSFTIGGGGGGGGGSLSSSSSSAGDSVGKGSAFKPVTSGGDKLTSFSEYNFGGTKLSDPGDSDEDYGLGGLKNHKPLTSSNNNFKNSGSFDFLNNDFSKTSLDLSTRPKSSITSKFSISHPTPSKSTGITGKLDHLDDSTEYDVYSSLKSSSSYRSPLQGYGTSQFSAFPGSSSSLNFDGKVKKLSPYTSFDDSGLTSGSLTTGSLTKYKKNKLSLDDDTFGGGVGSAFGGFGNSFGVGKPEKASSLFDDSGESGTGFGASKFKPSSNFGKQGSFSNSFNLDDSNESYEPAYKPKLTKPHHSSFSSSSSSFGSSKPLLKPSITEFDSDFDVKNIKLPGAHSITNSNSNSNKFRQHSTKTNPHKSKHGPSNIDNPNPLEFRPNFKLQDVPNLYPDEHHHLGAGIAAKGQIENFLNSEGVFKPEPFRTTHFLDGPPPKKNPYGQFAKPSEDSDNLEKEALKAQIEFLKAQAAKRSPAEVRQRPHGGVPLGPPPKPIPGHGPIRGPPRPVRRIPALGVKSAHPLPRIPHFNDRPFSVSFKL, from the exons ATGCTACGTGTG ATCTTCCTCGTGGCGCTTCTGGCGACACCGGCGCTGTTCGAGGCAGCGCCCGCCAAGCAGGGGGGTGCCGAGCGACGTCGCGCCTTTTACCGCCGGTCCACAACCACGGCGGCACCGCCGTCCCCGGTTCCGGCCGCCACCCACGAGGACACCGCCAGCGCCGAGACCAAGTTCGGCGACGGTAACGGCGAGGGCCTGTACACGGTCGGCGATTCGTTCACCATCGGCGGCGGAGGCGGTGGGGGTGGCGGTTCGTtgtcgtcttcgtcgtcgtctgCAGGGGATTCCGTCGGCAAGGGAAGTGCCTTCAAGCCGGTCACCAGTGGCGGCGATAAACTGACG tCGTTCTCGGAATATAACTTTGGCGGCACCAAGCTTTCCGACCCCGGTGACTCGGACGAAGACTACGGACTAGGAGGCCTGAAGAACCACAAGCCCCTGACGTCGTCGAACAACAACTTTAAGAACAGTGGATCGTTTGACTTTTTGAACAATGACTTTTCCAAGACCTCCCTGGACCTTTCGACCCGACCAAAATCCTCCATTACCAGTAAATTTTCTATCTCCCATCCCACTCCCTCGAAAAGCACCGGTATTACGGGTAAGCTCGATCACCTGGACGACTCGACCGAGTACGACGTGTACTCTAGCTTAAAGTCCAGCAGTAGCTACCGGTCCCCGTTGCAGGGTTACGGCACTTCACAGTTTTCGGCCTTTCCAGGTTCCTCCTCCTCACTGAACTTCGACGGCAAGGTGAAGAAGCTCTCACCGTATACCAGCTTTGACGACTCTGGACTGACGAGCGGATCGCTGACGACAGGAAGCCTGACCAAGTACAAGAAGAACAAACTGTCCTTAGACGATGACACGTTCGGGGGCGGTGTTGGTTCGGCGTTCGGCGGATTCGGTAACAGCTTCGGCGTCG GTAAACCCGAGAAAGCGTCCTCCCTGTTCGACGACAGCGGCGAGAGTGGTACCGGTTTTGGGGCGTCCAAATTCAAACCGTCGTCCAACTTTGGCAAACAAGGAAGCTTCTCCAACAGCTTCAACCTGGACGACAGCAACGAGTCGTACGAGCCGGCCTACAAGCCCAAGCTTACAAAACCGCACCACTCATCGTTCTCGTCGTCATCCTCCTCCTTTGGATCCTCCAAACCGCTGCTAAAACCCTCCATCACCGAGTTCGACAGTGACTTCGATGTGAAGAACATCAAGCTGCCGGGCGCTCACTCCATCACCAACTcgaactccaactccaacaaaTTCAGACAACACAGTACTAAAACGAACCCACACAAGTCCAAACACGGTCCCTCCAACATTGACAATCCCAACCCGCTCGAGTTCCGACCCAACTTCAAACTGCAAGATGTGCCCAATCTGTACCCTGACGAACACCATCATCTAGGTGCCGGCATCGCCGCGAAGGGCCAGATCGAGAACTTCCTCAACTCGGAGGGCGTCTTCAAGCCGGAACCGTTCCGCACGACGCACTTCCTCGACGGACCCCCACCCAAGAAGAACCCGTACGGCCAGTTCGCCAAGCCCTCCGAGGATTCCGACAACCTGGAAAAGGAAGCCTTGAAGGCGCAGATCGAGTTCCTGAAAGCCCAAGCCGCGAAGCGATCCCCCGCCGAGGTCCGGCAACGACCGCACGGAGGTGTCCCGTTGGGACCACCGCCCAAGCCCATCCCCGGACACGGACCGATCCGAGGCCCGCCACGACCGGTGCGCCGGATTCCGGCCCTCGGCGTCAAGTCGGCCCATCCGCTGCCCAGGATCCCGCACTTCAACGATCGGCCGTTCAGCGTTAGCTTTAAGCTGTAA
- the LOC120421981 gene encoding uncharacterized protein LOC120421981 gives MNLLVVSGLLLAVVTVQIVQGDERIRFPQDEPERTFDKPRPTVNPVRRMSNCETPTTKKKILVYDSETDSWDDSDLISPTNSRVPCADHGSSLGSANEGLRPAVQEARPPRCGPPKQLLVYDSDTDSWEEALLKNC, from the exons ATGAACTTGCTTGTAGTTAGTGGACTTTTGCTCGCTGTTGTGACTGTGCAAATCGTTCAAGGAG ATGAAAGAATACGCTTTCCGCAAGATGAGCCGGAAAGGACTTTTGATAAGCCCAGACCCACCGTAAATCCCGTTCGAAGAATGTCAAACTGTGAAACACCAACTACGAAAAAGAAAATTCTCGTGTACGATTCCGAAACGGATTCTTGGGATGACTCTGATCTAATAAGTCCAACGAATAGTAGAGTACCTTGTGCCGACCATGGATCCAGTCTCGGCTCGGCCAACGAGGGTCTGAGGCCTGCGGTTCAGGAAGCTCGACCACCGCGATGCGGCCCTCCGAAGCAGCTTCTGGTGTACGATTCGGATACCGATTCCTGGGAGGAAGCCTTGTTGAAGAATTGTTAG